A stretch of Acropora palmata chromosome 9, jaAcrPala1.3, whole genome shotgun sequence DNA encodes these proteins:
- the LOC141891686 gene encoding melanocortin receptor 5-like: protein MANHSQEQHEASSVTPFFASGCIAFLTVYGIEVVAIVTLNALTIILYLKERNLRKRSMYLVINQAVADMFYGASLIYEYLQYAGHICEIWTINLPRHLHFIIVVLTTISFMASFINLGAISLERTHATFRPFKHRLIKKKIFGAATAIVWITAILTGILFQMISNSLGFEGLRIFVISCLSSFLFCLLTIIVSYSSMAIKIVYGTQPHHRSATNGGRKLTKTLFIVTVVSLLLTLPFIIIMFCEVLQLRISIPFHLHVSFQIMFYANSLVNPVLYTFRIPEFKRALISFLHCRSQRQQPAPGFPLNEM from the coding sequence ATGGCTAATCACTCTCAGGAACAACACGAAGCTTCATCTGTCACGCCTTTTTTTGCATCTGGGTGCATTGCCTTTCTAACAGTGTATGGCATAGAGGTTGTTGCTATAGTGACGTTGAATGCCCTTACAATCATTCTTTACCTCAAAGAGCGCAATCTTCGCAAGCGAAGCATGTACCTGGTGATCAACCAAGCAGTTGCTGATATGTTTTATGGAGCCAGTTTGATCTATGAGTATCTGCAGTATGCAGGACACATTTGTGAAATTTGGACGATCAATCTTCCTAGACACCTGCACTTTATTATCGTGGTCTTAACCACTATCTCGTTTATGGCATCATTTATTAACCTAGGAGCTATTTCTCTGGAGCGAACGCACGCAACGTTTCGTCCCTTCAAGCATCGCctcatcaaaaagaaaatcttcgGAGCCGCTACTGCTATTGTTTGGATTACAGCTATTTTGACTGGTATTCTCTTTCAAATGATCTCTAACAGTTTAGGTTTTGAAGGACTTCGCATCTTTGTTATCTCATGCCTATcatctttcttgttttgtctCTTAACTATTATTGTTTCTTATTCATCTATGGCTATAAAAATTGTCTATGGAACTCAGCCTCACCACCGTAGTGCAACCAATGGAGGAAGAAAATTGACCAAGACCCTGTTTATTGTGACAGTTGTATCTTTACTGCTGACGCTGCCATTCATTATTATCATGTTTTGTGAAGTACTTCAATTACGCATTTCAATACCTTTTCATTTACATGTTTCTTTCCAAATTATGTTTTATGCAAACTCTCTTGTTAATCCAGTTCTTTATACATTTAGAATCCCAGAGTTCAAAAGAGCTCTGATCTCTTTTTTGCACTGTAGATCCCAACGACAGCAGCCTGCTCCGGGTTTCCCTCTAAACGAGATGTAA